The Mytilus galloprovincialis chromosome 2, xbMytGall1.hap1.1, whole genome shotgun sequence genome has a window encoding:
- the LOC143062498 gene encoding neuronal acetylcholine receptor subunit alpha-7-like has product MYWSRFLTMNNVHRQFVLNLICLSFLVKLCSTYSYTDVDILYKNLTSGYNKQIRPVIDQSEITYIDSSFNIITVQDISEVQGTVTLSGFFSFSWIDKNLAWNPADHNNIYTMDFPENVLWKPPMVNGNAAKNIKIMTVENMMLAVQEDGRVLFFPGDSFTFTCDIDSSKFPFDTQICTMDILTWGYSNETLVFNDGLVATDLMGTNSGWELSSATITGNVFGILAIPGVEVKFNFKRRSYFFIMNLLLPVNFLGFLNIFVFILPQESGERIGFSITALLAVVVFITIAEDILPATATPKLAALYELLIQDMALSGCIVISVILSSRIYYQKDQQAIPEWIRKCVGFKFCCCNKKHPYFNRHLTEPNSVHVLKSTDKIKVDLQKDENTNELTWETVSKFLDTVSLCFYLLWFIVGNMKFFIDTL; this is encoded by the coding sequence ATGTACTGGTCAAGATTTTTGACGATGAATAACGTACATCGCCAGTTTGTGTTAAATTtgatctgtttgtcttttctagTAAAACTGTGTAGCACATATTCCTATACTGATGTAGACATATTATATAAAAATCTAACAAGTGGATACAATAAACAAATACGGCCAGTAATTGACCAGTCCGAAATTACGTATATAGATTCGTCTTTTAACATTATAACTGTCCAGGACATCAGTGAAGTGCAGGGGACTGTAACGTTATCTGGTTTCTTTAGTTTTTCGTGGATAGACAAGAATTTAGCATGGAATCCAGCAGACCATAACAACATATATACAATGGACTTTCCGGAAAACGTTTTATGGAAACCACCCATGGTTAATGGTAACGCCGCAAAAAACATAAAGATTATGACTGTGGAGAATATGATGTTAGCGGTACAGGAAGACGGACGAGTATTGTTTTTCCCAGGAGAtagttttacatttacatgtgatATTGATAGTTCAAAGTTTCCATTCGATACACAGATATGTACAATGGACATATTGACATGGGGTTATTCTAATGAGACGCTGGTGTTTAATGACGGTCTCGTAGCTACTGATCTGATGGGTACTAACAGTGGATGGGAACTATCAAGTGCAACAATTACAGGAAATGTCTTTGGAATATTAGCTATTCCAGGAGTCGAAGTCAAGTTCAATTTTAAACGACGATCTTATTTCTTTATCATGAATCTTTtacttccggtcaactttttagGATTCCTcaatatctttgtttttattttaccacAAGAATCTGGAGAAAGGATCGGGTTTTCAATAACAGCTTTGTTAGCAGTAGTAGTTTTCATTACTATAGCTGAAGACATCCTACCGGCAACTGCTACCCCAAAATTAGCAGCTTTGTATGAATTACTCATCCAAGATATGGCTTTAAGTGGTTGTATTGTAATTTCTGTTATCTTAAGTTCGAGGATATACTATCAAAAGGACCAGCAAGCCATACCTGAATGGATTCGTAAGTGCGTAGGATTTAAATTCTGCTGCTGCAACAAGAAACATCCTTACTTTAATAGACATTTAACAGAACCAAATtctgtacatgtattaaaatccACAGATAAAATCAAAGTGGACttacaaaaagatgaaaatacCAACGAACTAACCTGGGAGACAGTCAGTAAATTCTTGGACACAGTTtcactttgtttttatttattgtggTTTATAGTAGGCAATATGAAATTTTTCATTGATACGCTATAA